From one Eucalyptus grandis isolate ANBG69807.140 chromosome 9, ASM1654582v1, whole genome shotgun sequence genomic stretch:
- the LOC104419995 gene encoding probable sodium/metabolite cotransporter BASS2, chloroplastic isoform X2, with translation MSLSLRLIPTSSPPPPSRLRFPLLSRSNLSPTSPSKFMLSSPIRCVNEGSDRVSVTGARPRWENALSAAASLYPLYVSVGGVVACLKPSAFQWFVQRGPTSYSLSLGLIMLAMGLTLELKDLLSLFVQRPLSVTLIAQGDVSLSIVMTICTTLGAVLLTPLLTKILAGTYVPVDAIKLSISTLQVVVAPILLGSCFQSAFPGAVKVVTPFAPLFAVLASSLLACSVFSENVVRFKSSLLGASSACDISTFAHVQAIVTGELGLVILSVLLLHFGGFFVGYISSAICGFREPQRRAVSIEVGMQNSSLGVVLATSHFTSPLVALPPAMSAIVMNIMGSSLGFIWRHIDPSSQTTTPQIND, from the exons ATGTCTCTGTCTCTCAGGCTCATTCCTACTTCCTCACCTCCGCCACCATCTCGTCTCAGATTCCCCCTCCTCTCTCGATCCAACCTCAGCCCAACATCTCCCTCAAAGTTTATGCTTTCGTCCCCAATCCGATGCGTAAATGAAGGCTCCGACCGCGTGTCGGTGACCGGAGCGAGACCCAGATGGGAAAACGCGCTCTCCGCTGCGGCGAGCCTGTACCCTCTTTACGTGAGCGTCGGCGGGGTCGTGGCTTGCCTCAAGCCCTCTGCTTTTCAGTGGTTTGTGCAGAGAGGTCCAACCTCGTATAGCTTGTCGCTTGGGCTGATTATGCTGGCCATGGGTCTCACTCTCGAGCTCAAGGacttgctctctctcttcgtGCAGAGACCTCTCTCG GTTACTTTAATTGCCCAAGGGGATGTTTCTCTATCTATTGTGATGACAATTTGTACCACTCTTGGGGCAGTACTTCTGACTCCTCTCCTGACAAAGATATTGGCCGGAACTTATGTTCCTGTTGATGCCATTAAACTGTCGATCAGCACCTTGCAG GTGGTAGTTGCTCCAATTCTCTTAGGATCTTGCTTTCAAAGTGCATTTCCTGGAGCGGTGAAGGTTGTGACTCCTTTTGCACCACTTTTTGCAGTATTGGCATCTTCTCTACTAGCATGCAG TGTATTCTCAGAAAATGTGGTCCGATTCAAGTCTTCATTGCTTGGTGCTTCATCAGCCTGTGATATCTCCACATTTGCTCATGTTCAGGCAATAGTAACTGGTGAACTAGGGTTGGTTATACTTTCTGTGCTACTACTGcattttggtggtttttttgtGGG GTACATATCCTCAGCAATTTGTGGGTTTAGAGAACCACAAAGGCGAGCAGTATCTATTGAG GTGGGTATGCAGAACTCTTCGTTAGGTGTGGTTTTAGCGACCTCACACTTTACCTCACCTTTGGTTGCATTACCTCCAGCCATGTCTGCGATTGTTATGAATATCATGGGAAGCAGTTTAGGCTTCATCTGGAGACATATTGATCCATCTAGTCAGACAACTACTCCTCAAATAAATGACTGA
- the LOC104419995 gene encoding probable sodium/metabolite cotransporter BASS2, chloroplastic isoform X1 → MSLSLRLIPTSSPPPPSRLRFPLLSRSNLSPTSPSKFMLSSPIRCVNEGSDRVSVTGARPRWENALSAAASLYPLYVSVGGVVACLKPSAFQWFVQRGPTSYSLSLGLIMLAMGLTLELKDLLSLFVQRPLSILFGCVAQYTIMPALGTLISRSLGLSPSLSVGLILLACCPGGTASNVVTLIAQGDVSLSIVMTICTTLGAVLLTPLLTKILAGTYVPVDAIKLSISTLQVVVAPILLGSCFQSAFPGAVKVVTPFAPLFAVLASSLLACSVFSENVVRFKSSLLGASSACDISTFAHVQAIVTGELGLVILSVLLLHFGGFFVGYISSAICGFREPQRRAVSIEVGMQNSSLGVVLATSHFTSPLVALPPAMSAIVMNIMGSSLGFIWRHIDPSSQTTTPQIND, encoded by the exons ATGTCTCTGTCTCTCAGGCTCATTCCTACTTCCTCACCTCCGCCACCATCTCGTCTCAGATTCCCCCTCCTCTCTCGATCCAACCTCAGCCCAACATCTCCCTCAAAGTTTATGCTTTCGTCCCCAATCCGATGCGTAAATGAAGGCTCCGACCGCGTGTCGGTGACCGGAGCGAGACCCAGATGGGAAAACGCGCTCTCCGCTGCGGCGAGCCTGTACCCTCTTTACGTGAGCGTCGGCGGGGTCGTGGCTTGCCTCAAGCCCTCTGCTTTTCAGTGGTTTGTGCAGAGAGGTCCAACCTCGTATAGCTTGTCGCTTGGGCTGATTATGCTGGCCATGGGTCTCACTCTCGAGCTCAAGGacttgctctctctcttcgtGCAGAGACCTCTCTCG ATACTCTTTGGATGTGTGGCTCAATATACTATAATGCCAGCCCTTGGGACCTTAATAAGTAGATCACTGGGGCTTTCACCTTCTCTTTCGGTGGGTTTGATATTGCTTGCATGTTGCCCTGGGGGTACTGCTTCCAATGTG GTTACTTTAATTGCCCAAGGGGATGTTTCTCTATCTATTGTGATGACAATTTGTACCACTCTTGGGGCAGTACTTCTGACTCCTCTCCTGACAAAGATATTGGCCGGAACTTATGTTCCTGTTGATGCCATTAAACTGTCGATCAGCACCTTGCAG GTGGTAGTTGCTCCAATTCTCTTAGGATCTTGCTTTCAAAGTGCATTTCCTGGAGCGGTGAAGGTTGTGACTCCTTTTGCACCACTTTTTGCAGTATTGGCATCTTCTCTACTAGCATGCAG TGTATTCTCAGAAAATGTGGTCCGATTCAAGTCTTCATTGCTTGGTGCTTCATCAGCCTGTGATATCTCCACATTTGCTCATGTTCAGGCAATAGTAACTGGTGAACTAGGGTTGGTTATACTTTCTGTGCTACTACTGcattttggtggtttttttgtGGG GTACATATCCTCAGCAATTTGTGGGTTTAGAGAACCACAAAGGCGAGCAGTATCTATTGAG GTGGGTATGCAGAACTCTTCGTTAGGTGTGGTTTTAGCGACCTCACACTTTACCTCACCTTTGGTTGCATTACCTCCAGCCATGTCTGCGATTGTTATGAATATCATGGGAAGCAGTTTAGGCTTCATCTGGAGACATATTGATCCATCTAGTCAGACAACTACTCCTCAAATAAATGACTGA